The following coding sequences are from one Arthrobacter crystallopoietes window:
- the pstC gene encoding phosphate ABC transporter permease subunit PstC has translation MSNTLTESGSRGRAGDKVFSGIALFAGCLILFVLFCVAVFLLWQALPTFTADPAEITGGSGFWTYIWPIVIGTLIAAAIALLIATPISIGVALFISHYAPRRLSQGLGYVVDLLAAIPSVVYGAWGMTVLAPALVGPYVWLAENAGWIPIFAGPASQTGKTMLTAGIVLSVMVLPIITSLSREIFLQTPKLHEEAALAMGATRWEMIRMTVFPFARAGIISAVMLGLGRALGETMAVAMVLSGGGLIASLIKSGNQTIAAEIALNFPEAFGLRLAELIAAGLVLFVITLAVNMIARWIVSRHKEFSGAN, from the coding sequence GTGTCCAACACATTGACAGAAAGCGGCAGCAGAGGCCGTGCCGGAGACAAGGTTTTCTCCGGCATTGCATTGTTCGCCGGCTGCCTGATTCTCTTCGTCCTCTTCTGCGTGGCGGTATTCCTGCTGTGGCAGGCCCTTCCGACGTTTACCGCGGATCCGGCCGAGATCACCGGCGGCAGCGGCTTCTGGACGTATATCTGGCCCATCGTGATCGGCACGCTCATCGCCGCCGCGATCGCGCTGCTGATTGCTACCCCGATCTCCATTGGAGTGGCGCTGTTCATCTCGCACTATGCCCCGCGGAGGCTGTCCCAGGGACTCGGCTACGTCGTCGACCTGCTGGCCGCCATCCCCTCGGTGGTTTATGGCGCGTGGGGCATGACCGTGCTGGCACCCGCCCTGGTGGGGCCGTACGTCTGGCTGGCGGAGAACGCCGGCTGGATCCCGATCTTTGCGGGCCCGGCGAGCCAGACCGGTAAAACCATGCTGACCGCCGGCATCGTGCTCTCCGTTATGGTGCTGCCGATCATCACCTCCCTCAGCCGGGAGATCTTCCTGCAGACGCCCAAGCTGCACGAGGAAGCCGCGCTGGCGATGGGTGCCACCCGCTGGGAAATGATCCGGATGACCGTCTTTCCCTTCGCCCGCGCCGGCATCATCAGTGCCGTCATGCTCGGCCTGGGCCGCGCCTTGGGCGAAACGATGGCTGTTGCCATGGTGCTCTCCGGCGGCGGCCTGATCGCCAGCCTGATCAAGAGCGGCAACCAGACCATCGCTGCCGAAATCGCGCTGAACTTCCCGGAGGCTTTCGGGCTGCGCCTGGCGGAGCTGATTGCCGCCGGCCTGGTCCTGTTCGTCATCACCCTGGCCGTGAACATGATCGCCCGCTGGATCGTTAGCCGTCACAAAGAATTCTCGGGGGCAAACTAA